GAACAAACTTACTGACATTCAATAAACTTGGTAAATATGGAATTGACCCGGAAGCGCCGAACGTTGGTTGCTATTATCCGCAACAACGTACTATCAGTCTTGGAGTAAATGTTTCATTTTAGAATAATAGATGCAATGAGAAATTACAAAAAAAGTATATTGTTAGTCTTTTTTACAATAACTACCACAATGACATCCTGTTTGGATGTACTTGACAAGGAACCGTTGGATATGATTTCCGATAAGGCTGTTTGGAATGATCCTGTATTGATAGAAAGTTATCTTTCAGAGTGCTATTATCAGACTTCAGTATTCGTAAACGAAACACCCACTTATTTTTCCAAGGACTTTGATAGTTTTTGGCAAAGTGAAGCAGGAATGGGAATGCATTGGATTAATGAGATTGCTGACGAGGCTATGGCGCATTGGAAATACAATACAGATGCTGCTCCTGTTTTTAAAGCCGGCGGATTGAATATAGGAGGCGGGCTACTGGAATGGTGGGAACATTCTTACGTTATTATCCGTAAATTGAATGAATTTTTGCAACGGTTATCTTCATCTCCGATTGATGCCAATCTAAGAAACCAACGAATGGCGGAGGCTCGTTTTCTAAGAGCATTCAATTATTTTGCAATGGTAAAGCGATATGGTGCGGTTCCATTGATTACAGTTCTTCAGAATATGGATGATCCGAAGGAAGAGTTGTACGTCAAACGCACCCCGGAAAAAGATGTATATGACTTTATACTTTCCGAAATGGACGATATCATTAATAATAACTATTTGCCTGATGTGGCGGATTCAAAAACAGGGCGTCCCACTAAGTATGTTGCATTGGCATTGAAAAGCCGTGCGGCTTTATATGCCGGAAGTATTGCACAATTCGGTAAAGTGCAATTAGAAGGTTTGCTGGGGATTCCTTCTTCGGAAGCAGAAGGTTATTATCTTCAATCGTATCTTGCTTCGAAAGAGATAAAAAAGAAATTTTCTTTATATAACTCTGACTCCGATAAGGTAACGAACTTCAAGAATATATTTCTTGTGAAAAACAACAACGAGGTGATTTTTGCCAAGCATCATAATAGTTCACCAGCTTCTATTGATTCAGGTCAGTATAGTGGAGGACACTGCTGGGGATATGATTTTGCTCAGTGCCCGAAACCACACGCATGGAATGCCGGAAACAAAGACGCTCCTTACCTTGAAATGGCAGAGGAATTTGAATATACGGACGGACGCCCCGGCACGTTGAACAGACAACAAATTACGAATAGAGAGTGGACTACAGAAGAACTTTGGAAAGATAAAGATCCACGCTTTTTTGCCACCATTTATACACAAAATACCGAATGGAAAGGAACAAAAGTTGATTTCCATAACGGACTGCGTTTGTCAAATGGAACTATCCTCACCGAAGGAAGCTATGAGGGTGTACAAGCATTGGGCACCCAGTCTGTTGACAACAGTTTTGGAACAGGTTTCGGAGTGATGAAATATCTGGATGAAAACAGTAATACGCTTCAAATGCCGGGAATTTCGAGTACCGACTATATTATTTTCAGGTTTGGAGAGATTCTACTAAACTTTGCTGAAGCTGCTTTTGAACTGAATAAGCCGGAAGAAGCTTTGGATGCAATTAATGCCCTGAGAACGCGGGCAGGTATTGCAGAATTGGAAAACATCGATCGCGATAAAATACGTCACGAACGAAAAGTGGAGTTGGCTTACGAAGGGCATCGATACTGGGATGTAAGACGTTGGAGAAAGGCTACAGATGTTCTATCGAGGCCCAATTCCGGATTACGTTATATATTGATACATGGTACAAATCCGCCCAAATATAAGTTAGAGGTATTGGATAATATAGATGGTGCTGCAAATGCTCCCAAATTTTATGAACATCAATATTATTTCCCTATTACGTTAGGACGCACAGGTAATAACTCTAATTTAGTGGAAAATCCTGAATACTAGCAAATTGAAAAATAAACAGAGTGTCTGAAGTTCTGTTATACAACTTCAGGCACTCAAATAAATCTAAAAAACATGTTGAGAACAGTAGTAATTTTTTTTAAGTATATGCTTATTGCAAGTTGCTGTTTGCATATCACGAGTTGTGAAAGTAAGACAAAAGATGAGGCGGTCGACAAACTTTTAGGAGAATTGAAGGTTGAAGTTAACGGCACTTCGGTGACGGTCCATCAGGCGCGAGTTTCCAAATATCCTATGAATATGGTTTGGGAAGGGTATCAACGTCCTGTTAATCAGACGGAAATTGCAAATTTTGCTTACTTCGATTTCAAAAAGAATGCGGTGGTGAAAATTACCTCTTCAGAAGATATAAAAGACTGTAAAATACGTCCTACAGAATTCGGTATTACTCCCGTGGTGAAAGGTAAAAGTGTTGAGTTTACATTAACAGAGCCCTGCCAGTTTGTAGTTGAATTCGATGGACATCATGAAGCCTTGCATCTGTTCGTCAATCCAGAAAAACTGACTGTCGACAGAGATGCTAATGCGCGTTATTTCGGTCCAGGTATCCATGAAGCCGGCGTTATTACAATGAGAAGCAATGAAATGGTATATATTGACGAAGGGGCAATAGTTTATGGAGCCATTCAAAGTGAAAACGCTTCCAATATAAAGATTGTAGGGAAAGGAATTCTTGATTCGAGTCATATGAATTCCGGACATATAGTTTCTTTGAAGGGCGTTAGTAACGCACATATTGAAGGTGTAATTTTGAAAGACCCGGCCGGTTGGGCGGCAGTTCCCTATTATTGTAATGGAGTAACTTTTGATAATGTCAAGTTGATAGGTTTCTGGCGATACAATGCAGACGGAATAGATATCGTTAATAGTAGCAATGTGACAATCAAGAACTCTTTTCTCCGAACATTTGATGATTGCATAGCAATCAAAGGGCAGAAAGCAGTTTATGACAAACAAAAAATTATAGAAAATATAAAAGTGGATAACTGTGTACTTTGGAATGACTGGGGGAAATGTTTTGAATTTGGAGCTGAAACAGTAGTGGATATTATTCGTGATGTCACTATTTCGAATTGTTATATTCCTCACTTCACAATGGTGGCAATGTCTATGCAGAATGGCGATAGGGGGCACATTGAAAATGTTCGTTTTGAAAATATCTCCATTGAGGAGCCAATAAAAGAAAATGCTATGTTAAAAGATGAACCTATGGATACAAGCTGGTGGGGAAAAACGATTGGTTTAGGAATTACCGGTACTCAATGGTCTCAAGATAACATCCGAGGAAGTATAAATAACGTAAGTTTTCAGAATATTCGTCATATAGGTTCCGGTTGCACCGGAGTCGACTTGTCCGGATATGACAAAGACCATAAAGTGACCAATATAAATATAAAAGACTATTATGTGAATGGTACAAAAGTAACTAAAACGTCAAATCTCATCCATACAAATGAATTTGTATCCGGTGTTACTGTTGAATAAGGGAGTCTTTAACAGTCCCAAATATCAAAAATTTTAATCATTAATTATTATGAAAATGAAAAAAATAGTTTTTTACTTTTCAATATTTGCTGCTATTGCATTAAATTCTTGTAATAAAGAGAATGAATCTGATATATTGCCTCCTGATGCTCCGAGTATTCTGACCGGTGATTATGAAATTATAGCCAATGGCAATTGGGAAGCCGAAGATCAGGTTTATGTTTGGCATGGCGGTTCGAAGGGGTTTGTCGATGATGGCAAGTTTACGCTTTCAGATCCATCAACCTCGACTTTCAAGGGCACTTTAGCTGAATCTCTTGTTAGCGGAACCGAGTACAACTGGTATGTGGTAAGTCCTTCTGCCGAAGGTTCTCCAGCTTCATGCACTATCCCTGTATCAGAAAAATCCCAATACGGCAAGATAAAAGCTATTGCTGGTGAGAATGCTCCTTCTGTTAATATGCTTTCATTAGTAGCATTTGCTAAGGTCAATATCAAGAACACTACCAATCAGGCTATCATATTCAACTCTGCATCTCTTTCCTGCGGAAATCCCGTATTTGGGAAAATGTGTGTGGATTTTACTGATGAAAAAGTAAAATACATCGACTGCCCCGCTGCATCCCAATCAGTATTGATTTCAGAAACAGAAAGTCGTTTGCCTGCAGGGGAGACTATGACATTTACTATCGCTGTAAAGCCTTTTACCGCAAATGAAGAGGTATTAAAACTCGAACTAGATAACTTTGAACTAACTAATGCATTAAATGAAATTTCCTTTGAAGCAGGTAAAACAGTTGATGTGAATTATGAAATCAATGCTCCAGATGTTCCAGAAATTGAAGAAGGAACAGTATTAGCAGCATCAGGTACAGCCTCACCGGTAGCGGATGATCTCATTCAAGATTGGATGGCTTTTCAGTTGACTACCGGTGTTTATGAATATGTTTATAGAGGATGGCTAAATCAGGGAACATTCTTCTGTTTTGGCAAAAATAATGAGTCTATAAAGTATGTTTTCAGTGCAACAGACAATGGCGCTGAATTTGGAGAACAGGGAGGTGAGAGTGCAATGACGATTACGGAAGCATTATCCGAACCGTCAACATACAACAAATGGACTGTGACCAAAGAAGGTTATTATGAAATAGTCCTTGATTGTTATACTTCAAAACTTAAGGCAACTTATCTCTGTGATGCCGCTTCTGTATTTTCCAAAATCGAAGTAGAAAAACTCTATTTGAACGTTAAATACAATGATCAAGAACAGTTTGGAATACGTGCTGACCAAATGATTGAAATGGAAAAAACAGGAAATGGAGTATTCAAGGCCAAGGTTTCTGTTCCAGAAGACAAAATATCCGGGCAGTTCAGATGCCAAATGGATCTTGGTGGGCATTCACTTCCGGTCATTCTTCCTTCTGACAGTGATAAATCGGTTGCTGAGTGTGATGGAGGATTGGCCAAAACGCCATTTGTGCTCACGATGAATGGAACTACAAACTTTTGGCTACATACTGATACTCCGGGACATTCGTATGTGATTACCGTTGATCTTAAACAGGGATTGATTTGGGCCAACTGTGACCAGCCTTCTATAGAAGCTTCAGACATTCTTTTGTCAGGACCAGCTATTGGGTATGACTGGGGGAATTTTGCTCACATGAAGAAGACGGATAATCAATTTGTTTTTGAATTTGAAGTGGAAATATCGGGTAAAGATGAAATGTTTACCATACATCTTGATGGTGAACAAAGGTCTCTTATACCATTCAGTGGTGGAAATGAGGTGTTGAGTTTGGGCGAAAATAAATTCAAATATCGTGATGCAGCGGCTGATTGTGGATGGTTTGTTCCTAATATTCCTGCTGGGAAATATAAATTGACAGTCAATCTTCAAGATTATACATTGACCGTGACGAAAGTAAATTGAAAAGTTTATATTCCTAACAACATTGTAGTCTGCCCTATCTGTAATGATAGGGCAGATGATAATGAGGTCGTAACTGCAAAAAAGAAATTACCGATATATTGAATGCAATAAAATGAAAAAGAAGATACAGAAAATAGTTTTTATATTCGTTTGGTTTATTACTGCAAGTGCGTCGGCTACCCCTTCATTCTCGGTATACGACCTTATGGTAGAACTGGCGGAAAGGCCTATTGGAATAGAAACCTTAGAACCGCATTTCAGTTGGAAAATATATGCACAAGAACGAAATTTTAAACAAAGTGCTTATCGTATATGTGTTGCAGATTCTCCTGTAAAATTGGAGAATGGTGATCCCAATGTATGGGACAGTGGTAAAGTTCTTTCTGACAATTCAATTTTTAATCCATTTAAAGGAAAAAAATTGTGCTCTTCAACCACCTATTATTGGAAGGTAAAGGTTTGGAATGATAAAGGAGAAGAATCCGTATGGAGTCGAGCAAATACTTTTACGACAGGACTTCTGAATGAAAGTGATTGGGGAACTTCCAGTTGGATTTCAATGGAAGCAGACCAACTGAAAATAAAGGGAATTCATTATCAAAACAAGGATGCCTTGCCCGCTTCTAAAACAGGTATGTATAAAATGCCTCAGTTTCGCAAAGAATTTCAAGTAAAGAAAAATATACAGAAGGCTTTTATCTATATCTCAGGTGTAGGACATTTTGACTTATTTTTAAATGGATCCAAAGTAGGAGATCATTTTTTGGATGCAGGGTGGACTTTGTATGACAAGGAGGTCTTCTATGTTTCATTTGACGTAACAGATCTGTTGCAGAAGGAAGATAATGTTCTTGGAGTTATGCTTGGAAATGGTTTTTATAATATGCCACAAGAACGTTATTTCAAATTATTAGTATCATATGGCTCTCCCAAACTGAAATTAATACTAAAAATAACATACAATGACGGTACATCGCAGGAGATTGTTTCGGATAACTCTTGGAAAGTAACAGAGAGCCCTATCACATACTCCAGTATATATGGTGGAGAGGATTATGATGCCACTAAACAAAAACAAGGCTGGATGCAAGTAGGTTATGACGATGAAAATTGGGAAAATGCCCTTGAAGCAAACTATCATCCTAAAATGATTTCTCAACAAATAGAACCACTAAAGGTAAAAGAAGAAATTCCAGTAGTCAGATGTTATAAGAATAGTAAGGGGAATTGGATATACGATTTTGGACAGAATTTTTCGGGAATAGTCCGTCTTCATGTATCGGGGAGAAGATTCCAGAAGCTTAGTCTTGTTCCTGCCGAACTGCTAAACAAGAACAATACCGCCAATCAGACAGCTTCCGGACATCCTTTTTGTTATAATTATACATTGAGGGGGGATAGCATTGAAATTTGGCAACCGCAATTTACATATTATGGGTTTCGCTATGTAGAAGTAAAAGGTGCCGTTCCTGCGGGAGAAAGAAATCCAAGGAACCTTCCTGTTATAACCGAACTTGTAGGATTACATACAAGTTTATCTGCTTCTCAATCCGGAACTTTCTTTTGCTCCAATCCATTGTTCAACAAGATACATAACCTTATTGATTGGGCTATGCGCAGCAATATGGCCAGTGTATTAACCGATTGTCCTCACAGGGAAAAATTAGGATGGGTAGAACAGGCATACTTGATGCAATATTCATTGCAATACCGCTATAATATGTCAAGGATGTATAATAAGATTATAAAAGATATGTATCTGTCGCAGACCGAACAAGGCATGATTCCGTCCATTGCGCCTGAGTATGTGAGGTTTAAAGACGGTTTTGAGGATACACCAGAATGGGGAAGTGCTTTTATTATTTCCTCTTGGTATACATATTTATGGTATGGCGATGATAGATCGTTGAAAAAATATTATCCTATGATGAAAAAATACATGGATTACTTAGCTTCCCGCGCAAACGACAATATCATAGCATATGGATTGGGTGATTGGTTTGACATAGGTCCAGATGTTCCTGGAAATTCCCAGCTGACTTCAAATGGTTTAACCGCAACTGCAACTTATTACTATAACGCTACTATTATGCAAAAAATCGCACATTTATTGGCCCAACCGGATGATGTGGAAAAGTATGGAAGATTGGCAGTTGAAATTAAAGAATCATTCAATCGCAGTTTTTTCAATTCTTCCACTAATACTTATGACCGTAATAGTCAGACTGCAAATTCGATAGTGCTATTTATGGGATTAGCAGATGAAACATATAAACAATCAATCATTAACAATCTGGTTTGCGATATAGAGAAACGAAATTATTCGTTAACTGCGGGTGATATCGGTTATAGATATGTATTGCAAGCTTTAGAAACCAACGGTTTGTCAGAGTTGATTTATAAGATGAATTGTAAATACAATGTACCAGGATATGGTTGGCAGTTAGCACATGGAGCAACGGCACTTACTGAATCATGGCAAGCGTTTGGATTTGTATCCAACAATCATTTTATGTTAGGACATTTGATGGAGTGGTTATATGGTGGCATAGGAGGAATACGTCAGACAGAACAATCATTGGCTTATAAAACAATACAGATTGACCCTCATGTCGTTGGAAACATCACTTCTGCATCAGCTTCTTATGAGTCACCTTATGGTCGGATTTGTAGTGAATGGAAGAAAAAGCAAGAAGGTTTCGAATTGAAAGTTTCTATTCCTGCAAATAGCGAAGCGGTGATTCTTTTACCAACGAGAAACATTGAGAATATAACAGATTATGGAGTATGTTTGCATCTGTCTAAAGATATCGTTTTTTTAGGAGTCGAAAGTAATAAAACAAAAATAAAGATAGGTTCCGGCAACTATTTGTTCTTCGTAAAAAACTGAGAAAACATGTAGTAAATCAGAGAGTACAAGCTACTCTTCATGATGCACTTGTTGTGTGGTAAATCACACAACAAGATGACTTTAGAATCATTCTCGTCAATGAACATTGAAAAGAAACTTCAAAAATAAATATATAATTAGAAAACAAATCTTATATCAGAAATAAATATGAAATTTAAAGCAATGCTATTGGGCTTGGCTTTAATGCCTGTATTGTCAGTTTTGGCACAAGTACCTGTGTATCTGAATGCAGACAAGCCTATTGAAGAGCGAGTAAAAGATGCGCTGAGTCGTATGACTCTTGAGGAAAAAGTGAAGATGCTTCATGCACAGTCAAAATTCAGTTCGGCAGGCGTAGCTCGGCTTGGAATCCCCGAGATATGGGCTACCGACGGTCCTCACGGTATCCGTCCGGAAGTGTTGTGGGATGAATGGAATCAGGCCGGATGGACAAATGACTCTTGTATCGCTTACCCTGCATTGACTTGTCTTGCTGCCACATGGAATCCGGAAATGTCTCATCTCTATGGAAAAAGTGTAGGTGAAGAGGCTCGCTACCGCAAGAAAGATATCTTGTTAGGACCCGGTGTGAACATCTATCGTACTCCTCTGAATGGGCGTAATTTTGAATATATGGGTGAAGATCCGTACCTGTCCGCCACTATGGTAGTTCCTTATATCAAAGGAGTACAGGAAAATGGTGTAGCCGCTTGTGTGAAACATTACGCTTTGAATAATCAGGAAACCAATCGGCACACTACTAATGTATATCTGAGCGACCGTTCCCTTTATGAGATATACCTACCTGCGTTCCAAGCCGCTGTTCAAGAAGGTGGAGCATGGGCAATTATGGGTTCTTATAATCTTTATCAAGGAGAACATGCTTGCCACAACAAACGTTTACTTAAAGATATTCTTCGTGACGAATGGAACTTTGACGGTGTGGTTGTATCCGATTGGGGCGGAGTACACAGTACGGAACAAGCTGTTTACAATGGCTTGGATCTCGAATTCGGGACTTGGACAGACGGTCTGTCAAACGGTACACGAAATGCTTATGATAATTATTTTCTTGCTTTCCCTTACCTGAAGCTGATAAAAGAGGGCAAGATTGAAACAAAGGAACTGGACGAAAAAGTAAGCAATATTCTCCGACTGATTTTTCGGACTTCAATGGCTTCACATAAACCATTCGGTTCTTTGGGGTCTCCTGACCACGGGAAGGTCAGTCGTAAAATAGCTGAAGAGGGAATCGTTCTTTTACAGAACAACAACAATATACTGCCTATCGATTTGAATAAAACAAAGAAAATAGCCGTTGTTGGTGAGAATGCAATCAAGATGATGACAGTGGGTGGTGGTAGTTCTTCCTTGAAAGTAAAATATGAGATTTCTCCGCTGGACGGATTGAGAAACCGTGTGGGAGATAAAGCGGAAGTGGTTTATGCACGTGGATATGTAGGAGATTCATCGAGTGAATTAAATGGAGTAACAACAGGACAGAACTTGAAAGACGACCGTTCGGAAGACGAACTTCTCGCTGAGGCTCTGCAAATGGCCGAAAACGCGGATTATGTTATTTTCTTCGGTGGGCTAAATAAGAGTGAAGGACAAGATTGTGAAGGTTCAGACCGTATTTCTTTGGGATTGCCATATGCGCAAGACAGAGTAATCCGTGAATTGGCTCAGATTAATAAGAATTTGATTTTTGTCAATATTTCCGGTAATGCAGTAGCCATGCCTTGGGTGAACGAAGTTCCCGCCATTGTTCAAGGC
The Bacteroides caecimuris DNA segment above includes these coding regions:
- a CDS encoding RagB/SusD family nutrient uptake outer membrane protein; translated protein: MTSCLDVLDKEPLDMISDKAVWNDPVLIESYLSECYYQTSVFVNETPTYFSKDFDSFWQSEAGMGMHWINEIADEAMAHWKYNTDAAPVFKAGGLNIGGGLLEWWEHSYVIIRKLNEFLQRLSSSPIDANLRNQRMAEARFLRAFNYFAMVKRYGAVPLITVLQNMDDPKEELYVKRTPEKDVYDFILSEMDDIINNNYLPDVADSKTGRPTKYVALALKSRAALYAGSIAQFGKVQLEGLLGIPSSEAEGYYLQSYLASKEIKKKFSLYNSDSDKVTNFKNIFLVKNNNEVIFAKHHNSSPASIDSGQYSGGHCWGYDFAQCPKPHAWNAGNKDAPYLEMAEEFEYTDGRPGTLNRQQITNREWTTEELWKDKDPRFFATIYTQNTEWKGTKVDFHNGLRLSNGTILTEGSYEGVQALGTQSVDNSFGTGFGVMKYLDENSNTLQMPGISSTDYIIFRFGEILLNFAEAAFELNKPEEALDAINALRTRAGIAELENIDRDKIRHERKVELAYEGHRYWDVRRWRKATDVLSRPNSGLRYILIHGTNPPKYKLEVLDNIDGAANAPKFYEHQYYFPITLGRTGNNSNLVENPEY
- a CDS encoding glycosyl hydrolase family 28 protein, which produces MLIASCCLHITSCESKTKDEAVDKLLGELKVEVNGTSVTVHQARVSKYPMNMVWEGYQRPVNQTEIANFAYFDFKKNAVVKITSSEDIKDCKIRPTEFGITPVVKGKSVEFTLTEPCQFVVEFDGHHEALHLFVNPEKLTVDRDANARYFGPGIHEAGVITMRSNEMVYIDEGAIVYGAIQSENASNIKIVGKGILDSSHMNSGHIVSLKGVSNAHIEGVILKDPAGWAAVPYYCNGVTFDNVKLIGFWRYNADGIDIVNSSNVTIKNSFLRTFDDCIAIKGQKAVYDKQKIIENIKVDNCVLWNDWGKCFEFGAETVVDIIRDVTISNCYIPHFTMVAMSMQNGDRGHIENVRFENISIEEPIKENAMLKDEPMDTSWWGKTIGLGITGTQWSQDNIRGSINNVSFQNIRHIGSGCTGVDLSGYDKDHKVTNINIKDYYVNGTKVTKTSNLIHTNEFVSGVTVE
- a CDS encoding SusF/SusE family outer membrane protein: MKMKKIVFYFSIFAAIALNSCNKENESDILPPDAPSILTGDYEIIANGNWEAEDQVYVWHGGSKGFVDDGKFTLSDPSTSTFKGTLAESLVSGTEYNWYVVSPSAEGSPASCTIPVSEKSQYGKIKAIAGENAPSVNMLSLVAFAKVNIKNTTNQAIIFNSASLSCGNPVFGKMCVDFTDEKVKYIDCPAASQSVLISETESRLPAGETMTFTIAVKPFTANEEVLKLELDNFELTNALNEISFEAGKTVDVNYEINAPDVPEIEEGTVLAASGTASPVADDLIQDWMAFQLTTGVYEYVYRGWLNQGTFFCFGKNNESIKYVFSATDNGAEFGEQGGESAMTITEALSEPSTYNKWTVTKEGYYEIVLDCYTSKLKATYLCDAASVFSKIEVEKLYLNVKYNDQEQFGIRADQMIEMEKTGNGVFKAKVSVPEDKISGQFRCQMDLGGHSLPVILPSDSDKSVAECDGGLAKTPFVLTMNGTTNFWLHTDTPGHSYVITVDLKQGLIWANCDQPSIEASDILLSGPAIGYDWGNFAHMKKTDNQFVFEFEVEISGKDEMFTIHLDGEQRSLIPFSGGNEVLSLGENKFKYRDAAADCGWFVPNIPAGKYKLTVNLQDYTLTVTKVN
- a CDS encoding family 78 glycoside hydrolase catalytic domain encodes the protein MKKKIQKIVFIFVWFITASASATPSFSVYDLMVELAERPIGIETLEPHFSWKIYAQERNFKQSAYRICVADSPVKLENGDPNVWDSGKVLSDNSIFNPFKGKKLCSSTTYYWKVKVWNDKGEESVWSRANTFTTGLLNESDWGTSSWISMEADQLKIKGIHYQNKDALPASKTGMYKMPQFRKEFQVKKNIQKAFIYISGVGHFDLFLNGSKVGDHFLDAGWTLYDKEVFYVSFDVTDLLQKEDNVLGVMLGNGFYNMPQERYFKLLVSYGSPKLKLILKITYNDGTSQEIVSDNSWKVTESPITYSSIYGGEDYDATKQKQGWMQVGYDDENWENALEANYHPKMISQQIEPLKVKEEIPVVRCYKNSKGNWIYDFGQNFSGIVRLHVSGRRFQKLSLVPAELLNKNNTANQTASGHPFCYNYTLRGDSIEIWQPQFTYYGFRYVEVKGAVPAGERNPRNLPVITELVGLHTSLSASQSGTFFCSNPLFNKIHNLIDWAMRSNMASVLTDCPHREKLGWVEQAYLMQYSLQYRYNMSRMYNKIIKDMYLSQTEQGMIPSIAPEYVRFKDGFEDTPEWGSAFIISSWYTYLWYGDDRSLKKYYPMMKKYMDYLASRANDNIIAYGLGDWFDIGPDVPGNSQLTSNGLTATATYYYNATIMQKIAHLLAQPDDVEKYGRLAVEIKESFNRSFFNSSTNTYDRNSQTANSIVLFMGLADETYKQSIINNLVCDIEKRNYSLTAGDIGYRYVLQALETNGLSELIYKMNCKYNVPGYGWQLAHGATALTESWQAFGFVSNNHFMLGHLMEWLYGGIGGIRQTEQSLAYKTIQIDPHVVGNITSASASYESPYGRICSEWKKKQEGFELKVSIPANSEAVILLPTRNIENITDYGVCLHLSKDIVFLGVESNKTKIKIGSGNYLFFVKN
- a CDS encoding glycoside hydrolase family 3 C-terminal domain-containing protein — translated: MKFKAMLLGLALMPVLSVLAQVPVYLNADKPIEERVKDALSRMTLEEKVKMLHAQSKFSSAGVARLGIPEIWATDGPHGIRPEVLWDEWNQAGWTNDSCIAYPALTCLAATWNPEMSHLYGKSVGEEARYRKKDILLGPGVNIYRTPLNGRNFEYMGEDPYLSATMVVPYIKGVQENGVAACVKHYALNNQETNRHTTNVYLSDRSLYEIYLPAFQAAVQEGGAWAIMGSYNLYQGEHACHNKRLLKDILRDEWNFDGVVVSDWGGVHSTEQAVYNGLDLEFGTWTDGLSNGTRNAYDNYFLAFPYLKLIKEGKIETKELDEKVSNILRLIFRTSMASHKPFGSLGSPDHGKVSRKIAEEGIVLLQNNNNILPIDLNKTKKIAVVGENAIKMMTVGGGSSSLKVKYEISPLDGLRNRVGDKAEVVYARGYVGDSSSELNGVTTGQNLKDDRSEDELLAEALQMAENADYVIFFGGLNKSEGQDCEGSDRISLGLPYAQDRVIRELAQINKNLIFVNISGNAVAMPWVNEVPAIVQGWFLGSEAGTALASVLIGDINPSGKLPFTFPVKLDDVGAHKLGEYPGNKKELVTKHQGDTINETYHEGIFVGYRWADKEKIKPLFPFGHGLSYTTFTYSKPAADKKTMTADDTISFTVNIKNTGTYEGQEIVQLYISDKKSSLPRPLKELKAFQKVKLAPGEEKSVTLTIDKKALSFFDDARHEWVAEPGKFEAMIGSSSRNIKGTIVFELK